The genomic window CTCGTCGCTCTTGGCAAAGAGATCCTCACCCTCCAGCAACGCAGCGCCGCCGACAATGCGCCCCGGTGGCGAAGGCACCAGCCCCATGATCGACATGGCGGTGACCGATTTACCGGAACCGGACTCACCGACAAGGCCCAGACATTCGCCCTGTCTGACTGTGAGATCGACCCCGCCAACGGCCTTGTAGACCTCATCACCAATGCGAAATTCTGTCCTGAGGCCCTCCATGTCGAGAGTTGCGCCCTCGGTGGGAGTGATCTCTGGCGTCTGGTCACGCTCGACAGCGGTGCGCATTCCCGGTCGCGCGAGGGCACCGGATTTGAGGCGTGGGTCGAGAACGTCGCGCACACCATCGCCGAGCAAGTTGATGCTCATGACAAGGGCAAAGATCATGACGCCGGGGATGATCGAGACATGGGGTGCAGTGAAGAGGATCTTGCGGCCATCCCCCAACATGGAGCCAAGATCAGCCTGTGGCGGCTGGGCCCCGAGACCAAGGAAGGACAGACCTGCTGTCTCAAGGATCATCCAGCCGATGGTCGTCGACATGGTGATGATGATCATCGGCAGAACATTGGGCAGGATCTCGCCGAACAGGATGCTGGCGTTGGACTTGCCCGACAGGCGGGCCGCCTGAACGAATTCGCGCCGCGACAGACCAACCGTGATGCCCCTGATGTTGCGCGCAAAGAAAGGAATGTTGACCACCGCAATGGCATAAAGTGCATTGAGCAGGCCTGGTCCCAATGCTGCGACAATCGCCAGTGCCAGCAGGATATAGGGAAAGGCCATGATCATGTCGATGCCGCGCATCAGCAGATTATCGACGCGCCCTCCCGCATATCCGGAGACGAGACCGATCAGGGAGCCGATGACAGCGGCGATTGTCGTCGCCGAAATGCCGACGGCAAGACTGACCCTTGTGCCCCAGATGAGACGGGAGAGGATATCGCGGCCAAGCGCATCGGTGCCCAGCAGATGCCCATCGGCAAGGATCGGTTGCAGGCGGTTGGCCGGCTCGGTGACATCGGGATTGACCAGCGGCAACAGGGGGGCTGCCAGCGCGATGAGGATGACGATGGCGAGTACGATGAGGCCGCCGGTCGCCAGAGAGTTGTTCAGCAACAGCCGCATGGGGCTTGGTCGCCCGCTGCGCTTTTTGCTTTTGGCCGGGGTTTGAACTGTCGTATCAGTCATCAGCGCAACCTCGGGTCTAGCATGGACTGAACGACATCAACGGCCAGATTGAACAGCACATAGGCACTGGCAACAATCAGGACGCCGCCCTGCACGAGCAGCAGATCACGGGTCGAGATGGCCTTGACGAGCATAGAGCCGACACCGGGCCACTGGAAGACCGTTTCGATATAGACCGCTCCACCAAGCACAAAGCCTGCCTGAATGCCGATAACCGGGACAACGCTGACCAGTGCGGCCTTGAAGGCATGCAGATAGATCACACGCCGCTCGCTGATGCCCTTGGCTCGCGCGGTGCGGATATAATCCTGCCGGAGGATTTCGAGCATCGAAGTCCGGGTGAGCCGCGCGATGACGCCCGTTGCCACAACGGCAAGGGTCAAGGCGGGCAATGTGAGGTGATGGAGAAGGTCCGGCAAGTCGCCGCCGCCATAGATGGCATACATGCCGCTCGCCGGAAACAGGCGCCATTTGACGGCAAAGGAGAAGATCAGAAGCAGGCCGAGCCAGAAGGACGGCATGGAAATGCCGATCAGCACGACGAAGGTGAGGATCTTGTCGGCCCAGCCATATTGGCGCACGGCGGAAATGATCCCTGCCAGCAGACCGAATATCGAGCAGAGCAGCAGCGCTGGCCCAGCAAGAATGAGCGTCGCGGAAAAGCGCTCGAGCACTTCGTCAATGACGGGACGATTGAGGGTGTAGGAGCGGCCGAAGTCGCCCTGCAGCATGTTGCCGAGCCAGATGAAATATTGCTGCACGAGCGGCTTGTCGAGGCCGAGATCCTGATTGAGCTTGGCGACATTCTCAGGCGTAGCAAAGGATCCCAGAATGGCAAGCGCCGGATCTCCGGGGATCATCGCCATGATGACGAACACAATGATCGACAGTCCGAACAGGACAGGAATGGCCGCTAACAGCCGTTTCAGGACATAGGCACCCATGCGGCAACCTCCGTCACACTCGGGGTGGTCGGAATGATCGGCCTGATCAGAACAGTCTGGTCCCGTCCCTTTGCAGCACTCTCCGCGCAGCGGCTCAGGCCGATCCATGATGAATGGATCCCCCCTCACCTGTTCTTGTCAGGCAAGAGGGGACGTGGCCTCCATCAGGGTTTGGCGACTTTCTGAAGCATCAGGAAGAAAGACGGCTGAAGCTTGAAGTCTTTGACGGCAGCACTGGTCACGGCATTCTGTTTCCAGTTTGCAACGAAGACCCAAGGAGCATCTTCATAAACGATCTGCTGCATTTCCTTGTAGAGCTTGGCGCGTTCGGCCTGATCCGTCGCAGTGCGAGCCTTTTCGAGCAATTCATCCACTTTTGCGTTGGAATAGTAGCCCGAGTTGAAACCGCCCTTGTCGGGGAAGGCTTCGGTACGCAGGGCGAGGAACGGCAGGGTGTCCGGGTCGTTGGTCATCCATGCCATTTCGGCCATGTCGGCCTTGCCTTCAAGACCGGGGTTCACCTTGCCAAGGAAGGTATTCCATTCGTAGGTCTCGATCTTGACCTTCATGCCAACGGCTTCAAGGTCAGCCTGAATAGCGGTTCCCATGGCCGTCGGGTCGAGCATGCCGGAACCACCTTCGGTGACATAGAAGGTCAGCTCAGCACCGTCATACCCGGCTTCCTTGAGAAGCGCCTTGGCTTTTTCGGGATCATACGGGTATGGCGACAGGCTGTCGTCATAGGCCCATGCGAAGGCCGGAGGGGTTGGACCTGCGGCAACGTCTGCCGTACCCTGAAGGATATTCTCGACGAGAGCCTTCTTGTTGACCGCATAGTTGGCAGCCTGACGGATATCTTTCTTGGCGAACGGGCCTTCCTTGGCATTGAGGATCAGGAACCAGAGGTGCGGCCCGGCCTGTTCGTGCACCGAGAAGTTTGCGTCATCGCGGAACTGGGCGAGGTTGTCGGGTGGCACTTCGACCATCACATCAAGACCGCCGGACAGCATCTCGGCAACACGGGTGTTGGCGTCGGTGATCGGACGATAGATCACGGCCTCCAGCGCAGGCGCACCGTCCCAATAGTCCGGGTTCTTCTCAAGCACAACCTTGGCGTTTGATTCCCATTCGGCGAACTTGTAGGCACCGGTTCCGGCCGGATGGCGGCCAACGTCCTTGCCATTGTCCATCACGGCCTTGGGGGAAATGATCAGACCGGTTGGATAGGCAAGGTTCGACAGGAAGGGCGCATAGGGCTCCTTGAGGTCGAACTTGACGGTCAGGTCGTCAACGGCGGTCACTTCGCTGACAGACGAGAAGAAGAAGGCCAGCGGGAACGGGCCTGTCTCGTGATAGGGGTGATCTTCCTTCAACATGCGGTCGAAGTTGAACTTGACCGCCTCGGCGTTGAAATCGGTTCCGTCGTGGAACTTGACCCCTTCCCTCAGCTTGAAGGTATAGGTCTTGCCATCTTCGGAAATGGTCCAGTCGGTTGCAAGAGACGGCTCGACTTCGAGCGTGCCATCCTTGTAACGGACGAGACCATCATAGAGGTTGACCAGAATGCGGAAGTCGTTGACCGCCGTATCCGCTGCCGGATCAAGCGATTTCGGTTCTGCGATCTGACCGACAATCAGGACATTGGGTGGTGTTTGCGTGTAGCCTGGTGATGCAAACAGCAACGAGGCCGCCGCGAGCGCAGCGGTTAGCAACCGTTTCATAGCGTTCTCCCTCATTTTTATGGCTCTCTTGATTAGTGCGTAAAATTGTTTATTTTTCAAGCATTGATTATGATAAATTAAGAAACGTAGCGAGGTTGCATATTATTTATGCATAATAATTGCGATTGCTTAGGCCGCGTACAGGAGGGGAATAAGAATTGACCAGCAGCGAACCAAAGATTCGATCCGACCGCCTCAAGACTCTGCTCGACGGGATCAACAAATTCGGCTTCAACCGGGAAACCGGTGGATACAATCGCCCCGGTTTTTCGGACATGGACGTGGCTGTGCGCAGTTGGTTCAGGCAGCAAATGGAGAAGGATGGGCTTGCAGTCACCGTCGACGCGGCAGGCAATTTGTTCGGACGGCTTGGCGACGGCAACAGGCCATGCGTGATGGTTGGCT from uncultured Cohaesibacter sp. includes these protein-coding regions:
- a CDS encoding dipeptide/oligopeptide/nickel ABC transporter permease/ATP-binding protein — translated: MTDTTVQTPAKSKKRSGRPSPMRLLLNNSLATGGLIVLAIVILIALAAPLLPLVNPDVTEPANRLQPILADGHLLGTDALGRDILSRLIWGTRVSLAVGISATTIAAVIGSLIGLVSGYAGGRVDNLLMRGIDMIMAFPYILLALAIVAALGPGLLNALYAIAVVNIPFFARNIRGITVGLSRREFVQAARLSGKSNASILFGEILPNVLPMIIITMSTTIGWMILETAGLSFLGLGAQPPQADLGSMLGDGRKILFTAPHVSIIPGVMIFALVMSINLLGDGVRDVLDPRLKSGALARPGMRTAVERDQTPEITPTEGATLDMEGLRTEFRIGDEVYKAVGGVDLTVRQGECLGLVGESGSGKSVTAMSIMGLVPSPPGRIVGGAALLEGEDLFAKSDEEIRTLRGLAVSHVFQDPLSTLHPLFTVGDQLVEAIRAHQPIGKAEAFKKAEELLSVVRIPNPAERLKAYPHELSGGMRQRVCIAMALANDVKLIIADEPTTALDVTVQAQVLALLNKLREERNVGILFITHDFGVVSNMCDRVAVMYGGKIVETGKTEEILASPAHPYTAKLIACVPVLGEPGRRLDAIDGRPPVVNNLPDGCAFADRCPSARDDCRKGDIELTKLGEGRAVRCLYPVAKGEADV
- a CDS encoding ABC transporter permease, coding for MGAYVLKRLLAAIPVLFGLSIIVFVIMAMIPGDPALAILGSFATPENVAKLNQDLGLDKPLVQQYFIWLGNMLQGDFGRSYTLNRPVIDEVLERFSATLILAGPALLLCSIFGLLAGIISAVRQYGWADKILTFVVLIGISMPSFWLGLLLIFSFAVKWRLFPASGMYAIYGGGDLPDLLHHLTLPALTLAVVATGVIARLTRTSMLEILRQDYIRTARAKGISERRVIYLHAFKAALVSVVPVIGIQAGFVLGGAVYIETVFQWPGVGSMLVKAISTRDLLLVQGGVLIVASAYVLFNLAVDVVQSMLDPRLR
- a CDS encoding ABC transporter substrate-binding protein, translated to MKRLLTAALAAASLLFASPGYTQTPPNVLIVGQIAEPKSLDPAADTAVNDFRILVNLYDGLVRYKDGTLEVEPSLATDWTISEDGKTYTFKLREGVKFHDGTDFNAEAVKFNFDRMLKEDHPYHETGPFPLAFFFSSVSEVTAVDDLTVKFDLKEPYAPFLSNLAYPTGLIISPKAVMDNGKDVGRHPAGTGAYKFAEWESNAKVVLEKNPDYWDGAPALEAVIYRPITDANTRVAEMLSGGLDVMVEVPPDNLAQFRDDANFSVHEQAGPHLWFLILNAKEGPFAKKDIRQAANYAVNKKALVENILQGTADVAAGPTPPAFAWAYDDSLSPYPYDPEKAKALLKEAGYDGAELTFYVTEGGSGMLDPTAMGTAIQADLEAVGMKVKIETYEWNTFLGKVNPGLEGKADMAEMAWMTNDPDTLPFLALRTEAFPDKGGFNSGYYSNAKVDELLEKARTATDQAERAKLYKEMQQIVYEDAPWVFVANWKQNAVTSAAVKDFKLQPSFFLMLQKVAKP